The nucleotide window ACCCTCCATGGCATCACGCCGCTTCAGCGAGCACCCCGTCGATGGCGGCGGTGACCTGATCGATGGGCGCCATGCCGTCGATCTGCTTCAGCTGGCCGCGCGCCTTGTAATAGGGCGCCACCACCGCCGTATCGCGGTTGTAGGCCTCCAGGCGGGTCTTGAAGACCACCGGATCGTCATCCTTGCGCACCGCTTCGCCCTTGGCCTGGGCCTCGGCGGCGCGGTTGAGGATGCGGTTCACCAGCTTCTCCTGATCCACCACCAGCTCGATCACCGCATCGAGCTTGAGGCCCTTGCTGGCAAGGAGCTGGTCGAGGGCCTCGGCCTGCGCCACCGTGCGCGGGAAGCCATCCAGGATGAAGCCGTTCTTCGCATCCGGCGAATCGAGGCGCTCGGCGATGATGCCGATCACGATCTCGTCGGAGACGAGGCCGCCGGCATC belongs to Xanthobacter autotrophicus Py2 and includes:
- a CDS encoding adenylate kinase (PFAM: adenylate kinase~KEGG: nha:Nham_1566 adenylate kinase); protein product: MRLVLLGPPGAGKGTQAQRLVARHGIVQLSTGDMLRAAVAAGTPVGLKAKAVMDAGGLVSDEIVIGIIAERLDSPDAKNGFILDGFPRTVAQAEALDQLLASKGLKLDAVIELVVDQEKLVNRILNRAAEAQAKGEAVRKDDDPVVFKTRLEAYNRDTAVVAPYYKARGQLKQIDGMAPIDQVTAAIDGVLAEAA